The DNA window TCATTTACATTTATCAAAATAACCACTTTGCTCTCAATTCCCTTGATTGAGTGCATTGTCATAAGTCTCACGGCATCTTTTTCAAAGTCACTGTTATCTCTGTCGAGTATTTCACACTGAATACTATTATCTTTCATTATTTGCCTTGCATTTTCTAACTGTAATCTCGATCTTCCAACAACTACGATCTCATTCATCTTGTAATCTGACAGCTCATTTTTTATGAGATTTACCAGATAATCCATTTCCTGAGATTCTGATAAAAAGTGTCTATAGACTGGATAATCCCCCTGCCTGTCAATTAGATATGGTTTAACATAGTTTTCATCGTCAACTATGTTGTGTGATTTTTCTAAAAGACTGTAGGCAGCCTGAGATATTTGAGTTGTTGTCCTAAAATTTTTACTCAGTGTTTTGCTTCTCCCAGCCATGTTAAAACCTATCGTTGTAAAATTTCTTCCATTCCCCAACCATGATTGTGAATATATGCTCTGTGCACAATCAAACAAAAAAGTTATACTAGAATACTCCTTTTCATTGTACACTTTTTTCAGCAGTTCTAGCTGCAGTTTCGATAGATCTTGGCTTTCATCTATTATTATGTGGGTAAATTTATTTACACTGCACTCATCCATAGTCTCTAGGGCTATTCTTCTTACATCATTAAAATCCACATAGTTTCTTTTTAATAACTCTTCAGAATATAGTTCCATTAAATTATAGATTGCTTTCCTTATCTTTGAATTTTTAGGAAGTCTGTGGCTGTGCTCATCGTATTTTGTTGCACCCACTCTGTCTGCATTTTGATACTCACCTTCTATATAGTTACAGGATTTTATCCATTCTATCTCGTCATAAAGAAATTTTAGATTATCCTGACTAAATAAGCTCATATCTTCATATTCTTTGGACAATTTTTCTATATATTCTCCTATAATCGAAAACTTTTCACTGTTGCTTATATTTGTGGAATATTTTTTATCATTTTTTTTGCAGGATTTTAGATAATAAGGATAGATTAAGCCGTCTATCGTTGTTATTTTTATCCTGTCCCTAGGAAGTTCAAATAAGGTCGGATAATTTTTTTTATATTCTTTTTCTATTTTTCCATAAAGATATCCCATATAATTAACTAAAGTTTTGTTGTAAGTCATTAGAAGAATTGAATCATCTGGTTCAAAACAATAGTTGTTGAGCAAAAATGGGATCCTGTAGACTCCTACTGTTGTCTTGCCGCTTCCAGCTATGCCCTTTACAAGCATAGGTCCTGAAGGCTTTGTATAGGATATTTTTTCCTGCTCTTTATTAAGATGCATCTTCTTCCTCCGATATTTTATCTCAAATAAAATCGCCATGATCTTCTTTGTATAATCTTATTTTTGCTGTTTCTTGACCCTTAAAGGTCTTTAAATTATATCTTTAGTTGAAAATAAACACAACATTTTTAGTAAGAATATGTACTTTCATCCTCTTAAAATAAAAAGTGCATCTAGCTCCTACAGATGCACTTTTTATTTTATTATTTTTTTTATTTTATTACAAAATCTATATCTTCTTCCTGTTGTTCATCCTTATTTTCTCCAATAATTTTCACAATAGCTCTGTCTGGAATACCTATTAGAGTATCCCCGGGTACACTGGCCCATCCCTGCTTTACAATTAATTTTAACTTTAAAATTTTTGGTGAATTTGAGCTAGTAACCCTTTTTTAATATTACCTTTATCTTATTCTTGAACTGAACATTTATTCCGCCTAAATTGGTCTCCACAAATATATTTTTTTCATCTTCTTGCAATTTATAGATATATTTTAGGCTACCGTCAACATATATTTCAGCCTTTGAGGCCTTTTGAGTTTTCATCCCTTTTATATTAATTAACAAAAAAGTAAACAATGAAAAAATAAAAGCATATAATAAGATATCACCTTTTTTGAAATAATTTTTTCTTTTCATTTGCACTTCCTTTAACCTATTTTCTTTGATATCTTCAAAAATACACAATAATTTTTAGACTCTAAAATGAAAGATTTAAATTTTTCATTTTATAATTTTACTTTTTTGTAGCAATTCCTATTTTTTCACCCATATATATTTTGGTTTCGATTCCTTTTAAAGTATTTTCCACTATATCTTTATCTATTTTGATTTTTCCACTTTCAAATAACATAATACATGTGGATCCTCCAAAATAAAAATAACCCTTTTCATCTCCTTTTTCCACAAGAGTATTTGGAACATAAGTTTGTTTTATTCCTCCAACCATTGTAGCCCCTATTTCACCAAGTAATATATCACCAAATTCCTCACTATCTAACAAGGCATATTCTCTTTTATTTTCACAAAATATCATAAAGTTTCTTTTTATTGCATAGGGAGATACTGAATAATAATATCCATCTATTTTTTTATTATCACTTATACTTCCACCTGCAGGAAAATGAAACCTATGGTAATCAGAAGGTGCAAGTCTAACTATAACAAAAGTTCCACCTTGAAATTTATCCGCAAGTTTATCATTCTTTAAAAACTCACCTAATGAAAATTCTGATCCCTTTAGAAAAAATTTATCTTTTTTATCTATAGTCTCATAAGCCAGTATTTTCCCGTCTGCAGGAGATGAAAGTTCATCTTTATTTTTAGATATTTTCCTCGCATCTTTTTTTAATTTTCTTATAAAAAAATCATTAAAAGAGTTAAATTCACCTATTTCCTTCACTGATTCTTTCATCTTTATATTGTTTTCTTCTATAAAAGAGCTTATTTTTTCACGTGATTTACTCCTATCCATCATTCTACCATACAGGGATGATAAAAATTTTCTTTTAACTATGAATTCAAGAGGTAGTTTCCCAAAAGGATTATAATATAAAAATTTCAAATAACTTTCTCCTGGAACTTTCTCTTGTTTTATTTCTCCTGTTTTTCTCTCTAAATACTTTATTTTTTCAAATTTCATTTCTCAACCTTTCAGATTTTTAATAAAATTATACCACACATCAAATATAAATTTGAAGTTTCATTTTTACTTAAGACGTGATAACATATGTGCATATTAACTTTATAGGGGGTAAATTATGGAACGTATCGCACTGATTGCTCATGATAAGAAGAAAGATGACTTGGTGGATTTTGTGAAAAAATATAAGGATTTTTTCGAAAAATTTGAACTTGTATCAACTGGAACAACAGGTGGAAGAATAATTCAAGCTACAGATTTAAAAGTTCACAGATATTTATCTGGTCCTTTAGGAGGGGATCAACAAATTGGATCTGATATTGCAAACGAAAATATAAAAATTGTCTTTTTTTTTAGAGATCCTCTTACAAGTCAACCTCATGAACCTGATGTTCAGGCATTAATAAGATTATGTGATGTTCATAAAATCCCTGTAGCAACAAATAAAAGAACTGCAGAATTATTAATCACTGCTTTGAAAAATGAAATTTAAATTTTAAATATCTTTTCAAATTTCAAGTTGCACAAATTTCAAAGTATAAAAAAGTGCAACTTGAATGTTTTATTCCAGATCTCTTCAAACTTTCCTCATCCCATTCACTCTTTAATATAACTAGGATAACGCTTATATATATTTTCAAAATTAAAATTATCGAAAAATAAAAATATAAATTACTTTAGATAACTAATGTCTTTTCATCAAATTATTCATCCTTATCAAATTATAATTTTTCAATAATATCTTACTTCATCTTTAAGAATTTTTTTAGCTTCCTTATATTCTGGAAAAAATTTTTTAACTTCATTCCAAAATTCTTTAGAATGATTATGATGAAGCAGATGGCATAGTTCGTGTATTATCACATATTTCATTATTTTCAGATCTGCCTTTATTAATTTTATATTTAAAGTTATATTCCCATTAGAATAACATATTCCCCAAGAGCTTTTTAAAGGCTTGACTCTGATTTTTGCAGGATAAACCCCTATAATTTCACTCCATTTCTTGACTTCCTCCAATAATATTTTTATTCCTTCCTCTTTCATATTGCTTTCCATAAAACTATTTTTTCTTTTTGGCAATATTTCCCCTAGGAACCTTACCGTTCCATTTGGATTTATTTGTCTCCTTTTTTTTTCATATTCAGTTAATTTTTTTTCTATAATCTCTATATTTTTAATTATAAAATATTCACCATTTTTATAAGTCTCTCTTTTAGGTATTGAAAGCTCTATTGAGTTTTCATCCCTTATTCTTAAAATATAATTTTTTTTACTTCTCTTTATTATCTTATATTGTATAGTTTTTTTTAATTTTTCTATCTTTCCCTCTTTCATTTTAAGCTCCTTTTTTAGTGTCGCGGCGACACTAAAAAATCCCCATTATGGGGATTTTTTAAATTTGACTTTTAATTTTCTTTATCAATGAATATTTAAGTTCTAAAAGATCTTTTGACAGATCAACTTTGTATTTATGTGGATTTACAAGTCTCTTTCTTTCATCTGACATATTATTTAGATTTTCAATATAATAGTCCCGTGAACCTTCAACATCTAGCAACGCTTTACAGTTATCGGTCAAAATCCCATTTTTTACATATTGAATAGTTATTTTTTTAGCAGTATATTCTCCTGATCTAAGCACACTTCTTTTGAAGTCATATTTTTCATCTATTATCGTAAGATCTTGGTTTTCCAAAATTTTAATTTTATCTTCATCTTTATCTACAAGAGTTATGAGGTCTGCATAGGGAGCACCTAGATTATCATAAATTCTATAGATCTCTTTAAACCCCGGATTAGATATTTTAAAGACATCTTCTGAAAGCTTAATCACAGGTTCTCCACTAATCTGAACAATTTTGTATACTCCTCCAAAACATGGATTTGATTTACTAGTCGCTATAGCATCGCCTACACCAAAAGAATCTACACAAGCCCCTTGTTCTCTTAATGATCTGATCAGTTCCTCATTTAGTGAACTTGTCAAAACTATTTTAGCTTTTTTAAGTCCTGCATTATCCAGTTCTTTTCTGCATTTTTTAGATAAGTATGCTAAATCTCCAGAATCAATTCTTATTCCATAAATTCCGTTATAATTATCATCTATTCCATTTTCTTTAAAGGCATCTATAGCATTCTTTATACCCATTCCAATTGTATTATAAGTATCTATCAACAGTATTAGTGTATTATTCTCTCTTTCTCTTCTGTGCTTTATAAAAAGATCAAAAGCACGTTTTTCTGCATCTCTGCCTATTCCAAAGGTTTGAACATAGGAATGAGCCATAGTTCCAATACTTGGAATTCCGTATTTGTACTCAGTCATAATATTAGAGTGGCTAGAACAACCTCCAATATAAGCAGCCTTGTTCCCTAATACGGCACTATCGAAGCCGTGAGCTCTTCTCGTGCCAAATGCCGACACTCCTATAGGGTCTGCCGCTCTGGTGACCCTAGAAGCCTTTGTGGCAACCGCCATTTGAAGATTCATAGTGTTCAATATAGGAGTCTCTAATATCTTGGCTTGGATTAGAGGTGCTTTGATTGTTATAACTGGTTCATTCGGATACGCTATTTCCCCGTCTCTTAATGCATATACATCCCCAGTAAATTTCATCTTTACTAAATACTCTAAAAGATGTTTTTCATCTATAATTTTTGAAAAATATTTTCTTTTCTCATCTTCTGAAGCGTTATTCAAAGTTTTTATAAGATTTAGAACTTCTTGCACACCGCATACAACAGCAAATCCACCATCTTCAGTTCTTCTAAAATACATATCAAAAATAGCTTCCTGATCTTCAAGTCCTTCCATCAAGTATACATCACTTTCTGTATATTGATATCTATCTGAATTAATAACCTTTGCAAATTCTGTCAATAAAATTTCTTTGTCCAAAGTAATTACCCCATTTCCATTATTATCCTTAATATTATTTAGTATAACACTATCATATTTATTTTACAACTTCCATCCTTGCAAAATAGAAGTAACTATATTAAAATCTTATTATCATGATTGAAAGGAGCATAAATATTATGAGGGTTGTCATTCAAAGGGTTTCCAAAGCCCAAGTATCCATTGAAGGTAAAATCGTTGGTAAAATAGAAAAAGGTCTTCTCATTCTCCTAGGCATTACACACAGTGATAATGAAGCAGATGCAAAATGGCTTGTCGATAAAATTTCCGGACTGAGAATATTTTCTGATGAATGTGGAAAAATGAACAAATCCATAGAGGATGTCAATGGTGAAATCCTTTTAATTTCTCAATTTACATTGTATGGGGATTCTAGAAAGGGGAGACGTCCTAGTTTCATTGAGGCTGCTAAACCCGATGTAGCAATTCCCTTATATGAAAAATTTATTCAATTTATCACAGAAAAAAATATATCTATTTCTAAAGGTATCTTTGGTGCCGATATGAAAGTGGAGCTTTTAAATGACGGACCTGTCACTATGATAATCGATTCTCCAGAAAAATAGATTCTTTTAAATGTAGATAATTTTCTTGGTATATAAAAAAGAAAAAGGCTGTTGAAAATAAAATCAACAGCTCAAGGAATATTAATATTCCTTTCTTAACATATTTAATTTAGTTAGCGATCTTATCTACAAGCTTCTTACCAGGTTTAAATTTAACAACTTTTTTAGCTTTAACAGTCATTTTTTTTCCTGTCTGAGGATTTCTTACTTTTCTTTTAGCTCTTTCTACAACTTCCCATTTACCCCATCCGATAAAATTAACTTCATTTCCATCTACCAAAACATTTTCAATAGTATCTAACAAAGCATTTAATTTTCTTTCAGCTTCTGCCTTAGATACAAAACCTCCATTTTCGCAGTACTTCGCTATAAATTCTTTCTTAGTCATTACCATCCCCCCTTTATTACCTAGTATACTATATATTTTTCTTAAAACAAGTTATCAGAAAAAAATATTTACAAAAAAATTATATAGCACATCTCTTTATTTCCTTTTTTTATTTATTGAATTTTATAATTAATTGCAACAAAAAAGACTCATAGATATTCCAATGTATGTACGACCAAACATTAAAAAGGAGTGTCTATGAGTCACAAACATTTTATCATTGATGAAAGAGAAAGTATATTGAAATTTCTAGCGCTTGACTTCAACCTTGAGCAAATAACCACTGAAATTAGAAAACATAAGTTCAGCATAAGCAGAGAAATAAAAAAAATTTAATTGATAAAATCTACAACCCATATAAGGCTCAACAACTTTAATAAATTAACCCAAGTTGCTACTTCATATTTAAAAATGTATAACCCATTAAAAATAATAGAATTTTGAGTTCAAAACACCTAGAAGTAACACTATGGATAGACTTTGGCATCAATCTATTTATAGAACTTCCTACAGTTTCAATTAGTTTTCTTTTTATATGATCAAGAAATAGGCTACGCCTAGTTCAAACCCCTGCCCCCACTCATGGGGGTTTTTTGATATAATAACCTATGGCTATTAAAATTACAGATATTTTTACCAAATCTAATACTGAAAGACTTTTCAAAGAAAAACACGATTTCTTTAAACATTTTCACAAAGATCATATTGAATTTATTAAAAAATCTATTGATAATGCTAGACTTTGCTGTGATCTTTCTTATGCTAAAGCTACTTTTAAATGCCCTATTTGTGGTGAACTTGATTATCGACCTGTTTCATGTAAGTCCAAATTTTGCTCTTCTTGCGGTAAACTGTATGCTGAAAAATGGGCTCTTAAACTTTCTCAAGATATGATTGATCAAAAACATCGCCATATCCTTTTTACTTTTCCTGATTTTCTATGGAAATATTTTTTAGCTAAGCGCCATGGTCTAACTTTACTTTCTAACCATATCAATCAGCTTTTTAAAGAATGATTTAAAAAACATAAAATCAGATACTATGGTCTTGTTATTGCTATCCACTCTTTTGGTAGAGACTCTTCTTTTCATACTCATTTTCACGTTATTATTTCCCTTGGTGGATTTAAAGAAGATTTTACCTGGAAAAAACTTGAATATTTTGAACCTAAGTTTTTTAACTCTTCTTGGAGATTTCTGGTACTACAAACTATTAAATCTCTTTATCCTAATTCTAAAAAAGCTATGAAAGCTATTTCTACAGCATATTCTAAAGAATTCTATGTTGCTTTAAAAGGGCAACCTATTAAGAAAAACCTCAAATACATTGAATATATTGGTAGATATCTTATGCGTCCTGCTATTGCTGAATATAGAATAACTCATTACAATGGGAAACATGTAACATTTTGGTATACGGATACTAATACTCAAAAGAAAATTACTCTTACCCTTTCTACAATTGAGTTCATGACTAGGTTAGTTTTACATATTCATCCTAAAAACTTCAAAGCCATCCGTAGGTTTGGATTTTACGCTAGAAATATCAATAGTTCTCTTAAGGATACAATTTCCCTTTTCAAAAGGAAGTTTCTTTTTAAAAGGAAATTACCTACTTGGGCAGAACGTTTATTCGCTCAATATGGAAAGGTTAAACTTATTTGTCCAAACTGTAATATTCGTATGGAATTATTCGAATTCAGCCATAAAAAATATGGAGTTTATTCCTATAAGTAGCACTTAAAAACTGAATAGATATTTTTTCGCATAGTTCTAGCTATGCTTTTTGTCATTTCATTTTTAAAGATTTCTATATTCTTAAAAACAACTCAACATAAAAATAACATTCTTACTAGAGCATTTTTTCTATGCTTTGTTCCAAATCCAAAATTATAGTTTCTTAGATAACAAGAAATTCCTGACTTTTACTTTTAGAACGCTTTGAATTTTTACGTCTCATAGGTGAAAGGTAAATATCAACATCACTTAATACGTCTTCAAGAACATAGTCATTATATGCTCTGTCCGCATAAATAATGGCATCTTTTGGCAAATCAAAACTAAAATCTTTAAATGCTGTAATATCAGCAATAGATCCAGGTAATATTTTATATTCTACAGGTAAGCCTTTTTCATTTGTCATCAAATGGAGTCTTGCTCCGAAAAAAATTTTCTTTTACTTGAAATGTATCCTCTGTAAAGATCATGATCTAAATATATTTTGCATCTAGGAATTCTATAATTGTCACACACAGAGATAGGGAAAGAATCAATCATAAATTCTTTGGTTTCAGATCTATTTTTATTATCTTTATTGCCCCTTATCCAGTTTGGACTCTTGCGCGAATTAATATATAATATACTTAGATCAATATTAAGGAGCAAAGAGATGACTAGAAGAAGATACTCTATGAAAGAAAAAGAAAGAATATTAGAAGAAGTTAAACTAGCTAAGAATAGAAGAGCTGTGGCAGCTAAGTACAATCTGGCTGAAAGTACCATCAGAGGGTGGGAAAAAAAGCTTTCTCAGAAAGAATCGGGTCAACATAAGGATTTAAGTAAAATTAATAAAACCCTTGAAGCTGAAAATAAGGCACTGAAGGAAATTTCTGCTGAAAAGGATCTTGAAATCAAGATTTTGAAGGATATGTTAAAAAAGATGTAACCACTATTTTTAAGTATCAAGTAGCAAAATATTGGATTGATGAAGGTAATAAACCTTCCTTGGTCCTGAAGATAGTGGGGTTACCTAAGTCTACTTACTACTATTACAAAGATAAACAGAAAGAATATAAAATAGTAAAACCTAAAAGAGCAGGCGCAAAGTCTAAAGGATATACCTTTAATTTTAAAAATGAAAAAGTTTCAGATGATAAGATAAAAGAATTTTTAAAAAGTTATGATGAAACTAGAGAATGTGCATATGGATATAGAAAAAGAGCTCATGCAGTTAAAAGAGATTGGGGAATAATTCTTAATCATAAGAAGTCTTATCGGTTATGTAAAGAATTAAAGCTTCTTCGAAAATATCTACCTCAACCAAAAGAAAAAAAGGTTTTAGCTACAAATAAAAAGGTACAATCATCAAATAAATTATGGGAAATAGATGTGAAATATGGACATATCCATGGAATCGGAAGGGTATTTTATGTTTGTGAAATTATCGATGTTTTTGATAGAAGTATAATTGATTACCATATCGGATTCTCTTGTACTGCAGAAGATGTTTGCAACTCTTTAATTAGAGCTGTGAACAGGAGGTTAGAAATCATACCTGAGGAGCTCTATATTAGAAGTGACAACGGGTCTCAATTTACCAGCAAATTGTTTTCAGAAACTTGCAGAGCTCTAGGAATAAATCATGAGAGAATCCCCAATGCTACCCCTAATAAGAATGCTCATATAGAGTCATTTCATAGTATTTTAGAGCGGGAAGTCTTTGGTTACAAGTATTTTGAAAGTTTTAAAGAAGCCTATGAAGAGATGCAGGAATTTATAGAGTTCTATAATACAAAAAGAATTCATGGAAGTCTGAAATATATGACTCCTCAGGAATTCTATGAGAAATACAAAGGAAAAGAATCAGAGGAATTTAAAGTAGCAGCTTAAAACACGCAAAATAAGGAAATAAGTCCAAGAATTAGGGGGTCAAACCGTTATGTTCCATAATGATATCCATTATTTTACTTAAGGTAGAACCTAAATTAGCAAGTCTTCTAGAGAATCTACTTTTAGAAAGAACATAATCAAAATGAGAATAGTCTTCAAAAAAAGTTAAAGTCTTTTGGAAGTTACCATTAAAATATATTCCTGCGATTATTGCCGTTGTAATAACTTCAGCATCTCTCATTTTAGCTTGAGAATTTTCTTGATGACCAGTAAGATTAAGAATAAATTGAATAAATTCTAATATATCATAAATGTTATCTTTCATATTGTGCACTCCTAAAGTTGTTATTTTAAGAGTATTTTATCGCATAATTAGCAAGGTAGCAACTTAGGTTAAATTAGAGAAAAAACTGGGAGTAAAATGCTATTTTGAGAATCCTTATAATTCACGGGAAAGAGAAACTAATGAAAATACCAGTGGATCAATAAGAAAATATTTTCCTAAAGAAACAGATTTTAAAAAGTTTACAAGAGAAGAAGTTAATAAAACAGTTTAGGCTATCAATAATAGACCAAGGAAGTGCCTGGGATGGAAAAAACCCCAAAAAAGTTTTCTGGGTTGAAATAGAATGTTGCATTTAATTTGACAATGTAAAAATATTCTTTGAATAAAATTTTATTATAATTGATAGTATCCATAATTTTTTTTAATATCAAAACAAATAAAATCATATACATAATAAATCTTTTTTTTAAATAAAATATATTTTATAAATGTTTTTTATATAAAATGTGTACTTGTTTTAATTTAACATATGAAATATCATTAGATAAGTAATTTTTTTGATATAAAAATATTTAATATCAAATTATTTTTTAATTAGGAGGCGATTAATTTGTCAAATTATACAGGCGATAGTTTTAAAAATTTAATTGTGTTGGCAAAAAATAACAATTTTATAGAACCTGAATATTACGATATGTACAATGTAAAAAAAGGTTTGAGAAACAAAAATGGAACTGGAGTTCTTGTGGGTCTAACTAAAATAGGAGATGTGCAGGGGTATGATATAATCAACGATAAAAAGGTACCTAAAGAGGGTGCTTTGTACTATAGGGGAATAGAAATAAAAGATTTTGTAAAGGGATTTCAAGATGAAAATAGAATGGGTTTTGAAGAATGTATATTTCTACTTCTTTTTGGAAAACTTCCTTCAAAGTCTGAGTTAGATGAATTTAATCTGCTACTTGATGAACTGAGATTTCTCCCTGAAGGATTCACAGAAAATTTTTTGTTAAAACTTCCTAGCAAAAATATTATGAATTTACTCCAAAGGAGTGTCCTTTTCTTATACTCTATGGATGACAATCCTGATGATCTCTCTGTTGAAAATTTAGTTAAACAGAGCCTAGAATTAATAGCTAAAATTCCTACTATTATGGCCTATGGATATCACGCTACAGAACATTATTTTAATGGTAAAAGTCTCTTTATACACCCTCCAAAACGAGGACTTAGAACTTCCGAAAATATTTTACATATGAGTCGATATAATAGTAAGTATACAACGACGGAAGCAGAAGTTTTAGACCTCTGCCTAGTTCTCCATGCAGAGCACGGTGGTGGTAATAATTCAGCCTTTGCAACTCATGTAGTTTCTTCTAGCGGTACCGATACATACTCGGCTATTTCCACAGCTATAGGATCTCTAAAAGGGCCTAAACATGGAGGAGCAAATTCAAAGGTAAAACTAATGATGAATAATATCAAGGATAATGTTAAAA is part of the uncultured Ilyobacter sp. genome and encodes:
- a CDS encoding citrate synthase translates to MSNYTGDSFKNLIVLAKNNNFIEPEYYDMYNVKKGLRNKNGTGVLVGLTKIGDVQGYDIINDKKVPKEGALYYRGIEIKDFVKGFQDENRMGFEECIFLLLFGKLPSKSELDEFNLLLDELRFLPEGFTENFLLKLPSKNIMNLLQRSVLFLYSMDDNPDDLSVENLVKQSLELIAKIPTIMAYGYHATEHYFNGKSLFIHPPKRGLRTSENILHMSRYNSKYTTTEAEVLDLCLVLHAEHGGGNNSAFATHVVSSSGTDTYSAISTAIGSLKGPKHGGANSKVKLMMNNIKDNVKNYENKTELKNYLLKILSKNAFDGEGLIYGMGHAIYTLSDPRAVLLKEKAYKLAKEKNNIKEFQLYNDVESITKEIFKNSNGKLMTANVDLYSGFIYDMLNIPDNLYTPIFAAARSAGWAAHRIEQILSDKKIIRPAYKHLLGNNIYSPLNQRSFKKEL